From the Leptospira biflexa serovar Patoc strain 'Patoc 1 (Paris)' genome, one window contains:
- a CDS encoding TerC family protein — protein sequence MELLSDPSLWLALFTLTALEIVLGIDNIIFISILSSRLPKSKQKQARQIGLFLAMGTRILLLFSLSFIMKLTTPIFTILEHSISGRDIILILGGLFLIAKSTTEIHHKLEGESSLSEDSKKQISFTQVIVQILILDVVFSLDSVITAVGMTDKLGIMITAVVLSVGFMLLSSGSISDFVDRHPTIKILALSFLILIGVALLGEGLELHIPKGYIYFAMCFSVLVEFLNMKLRTKSEKPIALRGK from the coding sequence ATAGAACTCCTTTCCGATCCTTCCCTTTGGCTTGCCCTCTTCACCTTAACTGCTTTGGAAATTGTCCTCGGCATCGACAATATTATCTTCATCTCGATCCTTTCCTCTCGATTGCCCAAATCGAAACAAAAACAGGCGCGCCAAATTGGATTGTTTCTAGCAATGGGAACAAGGATTTTACTCCTCTTTTCCCTTTCCTTTATCATGAAACTGACAACACCAATATTTACAATTTTGGAACATTCCATCAGTGGCAGGGATATCATCTTGATTTTGGGGGGACTCTTTCTCATCGCTAAGTCCACAACAGAAATCCACCACAAGTTGGAAGGAGAATCCTCGTTAAGTGAGGATTCCAAAAAACAAATTTCTTTCACGCAAGTGATTGTCCAAATTTTGATACTAGATGTTGTATTCTCTTTGGATTCTGTGATCACTGCCGTGGGAATGACTGACAAACTGGGGATCATGATCACTGCCGTGGTTTTATCTGTTGGTTTTATGTTACTATCCAGTGGCAGTATTTCCGATTTTGTCGATCGGCATCCAACCATCAAAATCCTTGCGCTCAGTTTCTTAATTTTGATCGGAGTGGCCCTTCTAGGGGAAGGTTTAGAACTTCATATTCCAAAAGGTTATATTTACTTTGCTATGTGTTTTTCGGTTCTGGTAGAATTTTTAAATATGAAATTACGAACCAAATCAGAAAAACCAATTGCATTAAGAGGGAAATAA
- a CDS encoding alpha/beta fold hydrolase — protein sequence MKPILPFIFLLLAFTVVTCTSSLEKPNSYSQITHWQRYQHFLPEDLRFRKDNLPSEEFIELRGYQVHLDRYQKNGAKCKILLVHGGGGNGRVLGTLAVGLQNLGCEWLAPDLPGFGLTKIPAGKRYVYYEDWVMILNDLINREKQENQKFILFGLSIGGMLAYHTAAHHGEVDGLIATTLVDPRNTDVRDAVASNRFLSRVGMPLNSLFSFFTNGMYFPIKWFSKMEYITNDPSFSDVFSEDPYAGGSKVSLGFLNTFLNYNPKLEPEVFQVCPVLLVHPSIDPWTPTQLSKTFFEKIPTKKEFVELTGAGHFPYEEPGVTILQEALRKFLGNL from the coding sequence ATGAAACCAATTCTGCCTTTCATCTTTTTGTTACTTGCGTTCACAGTTGTGACATGTACCTCATCCTTGGAAAAACCAAATAGCTATTCTCAAATCACTCACTGGCAAAGATACCAACACTTTTTACCAGAGGATTTGCGGTTTCGAAAGGATAATTTGCCTTCCGAGGAATTCATTGAGCTTCGAGGATACCAAGTTCATTTGGACCGGTATCAGAAAAATGGTGCAAAATGTAAAATTTTGTTGGTTCACGGAGGTGGTGGGAATGGTCGAGTTCTCGGAACCCTCGCAGTTGGTCTCCAAAACCTAGGTTGTGAATGGTTGGCACCAGATCTTCCTGGATTTGGTCTTACCAAAATTCCTGCAGGCAAACGGTATGTTTATTATGAAGATTGGGTTATGATACTCAACGATTTAATCAATCGAGAGAAACAAGAAAATCAAAAATTCATTCTTTTTGGACTTAGCATAGGAGGGATGTTGGCTTATCATACAGCCGCCCATCATGGTGAGGTGGATGGTCTCATTGCCACTACGCTCGTTGATCCAAGAAATACAGATGTACGCGACGCAGTTGCATCGAATCGTTTTTTGAGTCGGGTCGGGATGCCTCTCAATTCTCTATTTTCCTTTTTTACAAATGGAATGTACTTCCCAATCAAATGGTTTAGCAAAATGGAATACATTACGAATGACCCAAGTTTTTCAGACGTGTTTTCGGAAGATCCGTATGCAGGTGGTTCCAAAGTGAGTCTTGGTTTTTTAAATACTTTTTTGAATTACAATCCAAAATTAGAACCAGAAGTATTTCAAGTATGTCCTGTGTTACTTGTTCATCCAAGCATAGATCCTTGGACTCCGACACAATTAAGCAAAACTTTTTTTGAAAAAATCCCAACAAAAAAAGAATTTGTGGAACTAACGGGTGCGGGTCATTTCCCTTATGAGGAGCCAGGTGTTACGATCTTACAGGAGGCATTACGGAAATTTCTTGGCAATCTTTGA
- the loa22 gene encoding OmpA family outer membrane lipoprotein Loa22, which produces MMKKGFFLSLILLVGLSISFTNCSSSEEKETPKETTSTTTDNTTAVSSRDLNGALLDEINVALKDYRYPDGVRRRGFSYKQADIQAEDFKTWAKDNVAYIKDALAKLPEGYALEITGHADASGPEEAEGAKKGNGFYSQIRSDAMKDALVKQGIPAERIVTKAAGSSKPISGFDEKDAINRRVTFQVVSK; this is translated from the coding sequence CTGATGAAAAAAGGATTTTTTTTAAGCCTCATCCTCCTCGTAGGTCTTTCTATTTCATTCACGAATTGTTCGTCTTCTGAAGAAAAAGAAACTCCAAAAGAAACAACGTCCACAACTACGGACAACACAACAGCAGTTTCATCCAGAGATCTCAATGGAGCTCTTTTGGACGAAATCAACGTAGCACTCAAAGACTACCGTTACCCAGATGGCGTTCGTCGCAGAGGATTTAGCTACAAACAAGCTGACATCCAAGCAGAAGATTTCAAAACTTGGGCAAAAGACAATGTTGCTTACATCAAAGACGCTCTTGCAAAACTCCCTGAAGGGTATGCATTAGAAATCACAGGACATGCTGATGCATCTGGTCCAGAAGAAGCAGAAGGCGCTAAAAAAGGAAACGGATTCTACTCACAAATTCGTTCTGACGCAATGAAAGACGCACTCGTAAAACAAGGGATCCCTGCGGAAAGAATCGTAACAAAAGCTGCTGGTTCTTCCAAACCAATCTCTGGTTTTGATGAAAAAGACGCGATCAACCGTCGTGTGACTTTCCAAGTCGTTTCTAAATAA
- a CDS encoding ATP-binding protein, protein MIFTVSISSIQKSFSTLVKFCRYPLILVFALLFSQSCHLDVSPTLLAKDGVLDVRMANLSEDTVNLIGKWEFYWNEFLDPKQISPTNISYLSVGVPWFSQANEDGVDYPSFGYASYRLTILLPPKTEERETYALLIPVLHSAYKIYANGKLVAENGIIGKNDTTHKPSFHTKIIPLIDINQKVDLVIHISNFSHKYAGIHGIIRFGKLEKIIQVWNEYHSATCIILIFMGLLSIYHALVYAINRSEKNALRMSFVYLGILILSATLTETRILFNFLSDDYCIPLFRLSRVGFVIVLYFGGSVLFSLAQMRIFKKMLVLLKIYSLTFLMVSLLTPIKHLALVSYYFEFFSVIFVILGLISVSLALYFQRKESKLYFFSLLLAVIGGIIDVILISNPNLGFRPMGLISLYLFIFPQTLGVTFGLIRVYKRSESISKELYKRKEALEKKVKARTDELEKANRWKANFVSLISHDLRSPLNSVNQILDVIDFSFSETSEEEKKKFLDICKTGVTQSLKMLEQLLDVSRFDAFGTKLIQTKFSVNDLLNEIIESVEPLATLKGIRIQKDTPIEAEIIADRTLIGEVFKNILTNSIKYSYLNSEVWVGVSYKGKWLSVEIRDRGLGMSEEQIHKLTGEENIKSTPGTAGERGTGLGLQLCNNILEAHFGKLRIKSVLGVGSSFEISLSKSTKSVLLVDDSGNFRSDLAEVMRRNQWIVIEAGNGEEALSHLARITPSLIITDLHMPGMNGISLIHEWEGRRNQNQKIPIILISSDAPLSGGNSFLEEEGLETIVSAYFSKMYKAEDLCEQIEMILM, encoded by the coding sequence ATGATTTTCACAGTCTCCATCTCATCTATCCAAAAATCTTTTTCTACCTTAGTAAAATTTTGTCGTTATCCCTTAATTTTGGTCTTTGCCCTCCTTTTCTCCCAATCATGCCACTTGGATGTTTCCCCAACCTTACTGGCGAAAGATGGTGTTTTGGACGTAAGGATGGCCAATTTATCAGAAGACACTGTGAACTTGATTGGAAAGTGGGAATTCTATTGGAATGAATTCTTAGATCCAAAACAAATCTCTCCAACGAATATTTCCTATCTTTCTGTAGGGGTTCCTTGGTTTTCGCAAGCCAATGAAGACGGTGTCGATTATCCAAGTTTTGGATATGCGAGTTATCGGCTGACCATCCTATTACCACCCAAAACAGAAGAAAGGGAAACATATGCACTTCTCATCCCTGTTCTGCATAGTGCCTACAAAATATACGCCAATGGTAAGTTAGTTGCTGAGAATGGAATCATTGGAAAAAATGATACAACTCACAAGCCATCATTTCATACAAAGATTATTCCTTTAATCGATATCAATCAAAAAGTAGATTTGGTCATCCATATTTCCAATTTCTCCCATAAATATGCGGGGATTCATGGAATCATTCGATTTGGTAAATTGGAAAAGATCATTCAAGTTTGGAACGAATACCACTCCGCGACATGCATCATTTTGATATTTATGGGATTATTATCCATATATCATGCGTTAGTTTATGCGATCAATCGATCAGAAAAAAATGCACTAAGGATGTCCTTTGTTTATTTAGGAATCTTGATTTTAAGTGCAACATTAACTGAAACTAGAATTTTATTTAATTTTTTATCGGATGATTATTGTATTCCTCTGTTTCGGTTATCAAGAGTAGGGTTCGTCATCGTCTTGTACTTTGGAGGAAGTGTTTTATTCTCCTTAGCCCAAATGCGTATCTTCAAAAAGATGTTAGTGCTTTTAAAAATTTACTCACTAACATTTCTTATGGTTTCTCTTTTGACTCCCATCAAACATTTAGCTCTTGTTAGTTACTATTTTGAGTTTTTTTCAGTGATTTTTGTTATTTTAGGATTAATTTCTGTTTCCCTTGCTTTATACTTCCAACGAAAAGAAAGTAAGTTATACTTTTTTAGTTTGTTACTTGCCGTGATTGGAGGCATCATTGATGTCATATTGATTTCGAATCCTAATTTGGGATTTAGACCGATGGGACTCATTTCATTGTATTTATTTATTTTTCCGCAGACCTTAGGGGTTACATTTGGACTCATCAGAGTGTATAAACGATCTGAGTCAATTTCTAAGGAACTCTACAAAAGAAAAGAAGCACTCGAAAAAAAAGTAAAAGCTCGCACGGATGAATTGGAAAAGGCAAATCGTTGGAAGGCAAACTTTGTATCTTTGATTTCGCATGACTTACGTTCGCCGCTCAATAGTGTGAATCAAATTTTGGATGTGATTGATTTTAGTTTTAGCGAAACTTCAGAAGAAGAAAAAAAGAAATTTTTAGATATTTGTAAAACAGGTGTCACTCAGTCTCTCAAAATGTTGGAACAACTATTAGATGTAAGTCGTTTTGATGCTTTTGGAACAAAACTCATCCAAACCAAATTTTCTGTGAATGATCTGTTGAACGAAATCATTGAGTCGGTCGAACCACTCGCCACTCTGAAAGGGATTCGGATCCAAAAAGACACTCCCATCGAAGCCGAAATCATTGCTGACAGAACTCTCATCGGTGAGGTGTTTAAAAATATTCTCACAAACTCAATTAAGTATTCCTACTTAAACTCTGAAGTTTGGGTTGGAGTATCCTATAAAGGGAAGTGGCTGAGTGTGGAAATCAGAGACCGCGGGCTTGGGATGAGTGAAGAACAAATCCACAAACTCACAGGGGAAGAAAATATCAAAAGTACACCGGGTACAGCGGGTGAACGTGGCACTGGACTTGGTTTACAGCTTTGTAATAATATTTTAGAAGCACATTTTGGAAAACTTAGGATCAAGTCTGTCCTTGGAGTTGGCTCATCCTTTGAGATTTCACTTTCCAAAAGTACCAAGTCAGTGTTACTTGTTGATGATTCTGGGAACTTTAGGTCAGACTTAGCGGAGGTTATGCGAAGGAATCAATGGATTGTGATCGAAGCCGGGAATGGAGAAGAAGCCCTTTCCCATTTGGCAAGGATCACACCATCTCTCATCATCACGGACTTACATATGCCTGGGATGAATGGAATCTCTCTCATCCACGAATGGGAAGGTCGCAGAAATCAAAACCAAAAAATACCCATCATCCTCATCAGTTCCGATGCCCCTCTTTCAGGAGGAAATTCCTTCTTAGAAGAGGAGGGTTTGGAAACCATTGTTTCTGCCTATTTTTCAAAAATGTACAAAGCAGAAGATTTATGTGAACAAATCGAAATGATTTTAATGTAA
- a CDS encoding DUF5939 domain-containing protein translates to MKDSIIKQKFDTLRTFPTLKPEILQIAENYVNHSDDWKLLRVNPLKFATEHSLSESDSVDFFVHAAKVGLNEGSALAVVNDERLECHRF, encoded by the coding sequence TTGAAAGATTCCATCATCAAACAAAAATTCGATACATTACGAACCTTTCCTACATTAAAACCTGAAATTTTACAAATTGCAGAAAATTATGTAAACCATTCGGATGATTGGAAGTTACTCCGTGTCAATCCACTCAAATTTGCCACCGAACATAGTTTAAGCGAAAGTGATTCTGTCGATTTTTTTGTTCATGCTGCAAAAGTTGGACTGAACGAAGGATCTGCGTTAGCTGTGGTGAACGACGAACGTTTGGAATGCCACAGGTTCTGA
- a CDS encoding DUF1801 domain-containing protein, with protein MANTIETYIQSLPDDRRESFSKLRTIVKKNLPKGFEETFQYNMIGYVVPKKTYPAGYHVTPELALPFIHIASQKNGLALYHMGIYADPKLLQWFQTEYPKHCKTKLDMGKSCIRFKKTEDIPWKLIGELVTKMSPKEWIALYEKNLPKSKEKSKKGK; from the coding sequence ATGGCAAATACGATTGAAACTTACATCCAATCCTTACCAGACGATCGAAGGGAATCATTTTCCAAACTTCGTACCATTGTCAAAAAAAATCTGCCCAAAGGTTTTGAAGAAACTTTCCAATACAATATGATTGGGTACGTGGTTCCTAAAAAAACCTATCCCGCAGGTTACCATGTCACACCAGAGCTTGCCCTTCCTTTCATTCATATCGCCTCCCAGAAGAATGGACTAGCCCTCTACCATATGGGAATTTATGCCGATCCCAAATTACTGCAATGGTTCCAAACCGAATACCCCAAACATTGTAAAACCAAATTGGATATGGGGAAAAGTTGCATTCGTTTCAAAAAGACCGAGGACATCCCTTGGAAATTGATTGGTGAACTTGTGACTAAAATGAGTCCTAAGGAATGGATTGCTTTGTATGAGAAGAATCTTCCTAAGTCGAAAGAAAAAAGTAAAAAAGGAAAATAA
- a CDS encoding DUF1569 domain-containing protein, with protein MERKEFLKRSALTLSVAQLPLFGQSNAEKEKMGEPKESNSSPWAEAEFLKDYHILVANLLKNPAEMKLEGNWSFGKVLSHCAQSIEFSIQGYPEMKSSLFRGSVGKIAFSVFAFKNKMNHGLEEPIPGAEEINNQIEWKLGAKRLIQAIELFSKTTESSLRPHFAYGELTKEEYDLAHTLHIKNHMERLLH; from the coding sequence ATGGAACGGAAAGAATTTTTGAAACGCTCTGCACTCACATTGAGTGTCGCACAACTTCCGTTATTTGGACAATCCAATGCGGAAAAAGAGAAAATGGGTGAACCTAAGGAATCGAATTCATCTCCTTGGGCAGAAGCAGAGTTTTTAAAAGACTATCATATCTTAGTTGCCAATTTACTCAAGAATCCGGCCGAAATGAAATTGGAAGGGAACTGGTCGTTTGGCAAAGTGTTATCACATTGTGCACAAAGCATCGAATTTTCGATCCAAGGTTACCCTGAAATGAAATCATCCCTCTTTCGAGGTTCCGTTGGTAAAATTGCATTTTCTGTATTTGCTTTCAAAAACAAAATGAATCACGGATTGGAAGAACCAATTCCTGGCGCCGAGGAAATAAACAACCAAATCGAGTGGAAACTGGGCGCAAAACGACTCATACAAGCCATCGAACTTTTTTCCAAAACAACAGAATCTTCCCTTCGGCCACATTTTGCGTATGGAGAATTGACCAAAGAAGAATATGATTTGGCCCATACCCTTCATATCAAAAATCACATGGAACGTTTGTTACATTAA
- a CDS encoding RluA family pseudouridine synthase has protein sequence MQIFVTVSEDYDQSRLDVFLKDNAGDDLSRSTVQKWIDSGFVTNKTKDQVVHKNGYKVALGEEFVVDVIARPPSRLEPIAMDIPVLYDEDEFMVIHKKAGIACHSGPGDDSPSLVNGLLYQFKNLSGTGGERRPGIVHRLDKPTEGVLIIAKTDRAHAALSKLFQDRLVEKTYYAWVLQAPVEAEGTINMPIGRHPVERVKMCVREDGRMAITHYKTEKIVQTQTGRKFSLMKLGLETGRTHQIRVHMAKVGCPVVGDSLYSRSAKDYTQYGLLLFAKKLDFPHPFVPDKRIVVELDFPERFKVFERKCPSY, from the coding sequence ATGCAAATATTTGTAACTGTTTCCGAAGATTATGACCAAAGTCGTTTAGACGTTTTCCTAAAAGACAACGCAGGCGACGATTTAAGCCGTTCTACCGTTCAAAAATGGATTGATTCTGGCTTTGTGACAAACAAAACAAAAGACCAAGTTGTCCATAAAAACGGCTATAAGGTGGCTTTAGGGGAAGAGTTTGTGGTGGATGTCATCGCAAGACCTCCTTCTCGATTGGAACCCATTGCCATGGACATCCCTGTTTTGTATGACGAAGACGAATTTATGGTGATCCATAAAAAAGCAGGGATTGCTTGCCACAGTGGACCCGGTGATGATTCGCCCTCCCTTGTCAACGGACTGCTCTACCAATTCAAAAACCTTTCGGGGACTGGCGGTGAACGCCGTCCAGGGATTGTGCATCGTTTGGACAAACCCACAGAAGGGGTCCTCATCATCGCCAAAACGGACAGAGCCCATGCGGCCTTATCCAAACTCTTCCAAGACAGGCTTGTAGAAAAAACCTATTATGCTTGGGTTTTGCAAGCACCCGTGGAAGCCGAAGGGACCATCAATATGCCGATTGGCCGCCATCCCGTAGAACGAGTGAAGATGTGTGTAAGAGAAGATGGACGAATGGCCATCACCCACTATAAAACTGAAAAAATTGTCCAAACCCAAACAGGTCGTAAGTTTAGTTTGATGAAGCTCGGTCTTGAAACAGGACGTACCCACCAAATCCGTGTTCATATGGCGAAAGTAGGATGCCCAGTGGTGGGGGACAGTTTGTACTCAAGGTCAGCAAAAGATTACACCCAGTATGGACTCCTCCTCTTTGCCAAAAAATTAGATTTCCCACATCCCTTTGTTCCAGACAAACGGATTGTTGTCGAACTAGACTTCCCTGAACGATTCAAAGTCTTTGAACGCAAGTGCCCTAGTTATTGA
- a CDS encoding TetR/AcrR family transcriptional regulator, producing the protein MYNQKDRISETYENLIQTFHDLFVSTAYEKISIEQIAKRAGMTRVNFYHYFVDKEDILYRTYLFFYRKMESETPKIDPITLLADGRSLTFYGLENVKSNRQFYKMLFQESIPASVTYRILDFMSEESFRTHEPLRKRYKVEFPPYQFVNQYLAGAFWNLIRNLVISDSDYDSELVSQFFKKMATEGLRSFLDSGIQSQI; encoded by the coding sequence ATGTATAATCAAAAAGATCGAATTTCTGAAACTTATGAAAATTTAATTCAAACATTTCATGATCTATTTGTATCGACTGCTTATGAAAAAATCAGCATCGAACAAATCGCAAAACGAGCGGGGATGACCCGTGTAAACTTTTATCATTATTTTGTGGATAAAGAAGATATTCTATACCGTACATATCTTTTCTTTTACCGTAAAATGGAATCAGAAACTCCAAAAATTGATCCGATTACTTTACTTGCGGATGGACGTTCGTTGACTTTTTATGGTTTAGAGAATGTAAAATCAAATCGTCAATTTTATAAAATGTTATTCCAAGAAAGCATTCCAGCTTCTGTTACTTATCGCATCTTAGATTTTATGTCAGAGGAATCGTTTCGGACGCATGAACCATTACGGAAACGATATAAAGTAGAATTCCCACCGTACCAATTTGTGAATCAATATTTAGCAGGTGCCTTTTGGAATCTGATACGAAATCTTGTGATTTCCGATTCCGACTATGATTCAGAGTTAGTCTCACAATTTTTTAAAAAAATGGCGACGGAAGGATTAAGGTCTTTCTTAGATTCTGGAATCCAAAGTCAAATTTAA
- the hpt gene encoding hypoxanthine phosphoribosyltransferase, whose protein sequence is MKPLYSEERIHQRVEELAREISRDFLSKDLVVIGILNGGFIFTADLCRSIAIPHEVDFMGASSYGDGTSSGDFKITKELKKSIQNKSVLLVEDIVDTGKTLEYLLLEVQKQNPKDLKVAALFWKQKKANPHIIVDYPGFIIEDDFLVGYGLDFQGKYRNLPYVAKLEGTD, encoded by the coding sequence ATGAAACCTTTATATTCAGAAGAACGAATCCACCAACGTGTAGAAGAATTAGCGCGTGAAATCTCTCGAGATTTTTTAAGCAAAGATCTCGTTGTCATTGGGATCCTGAATGGAGGGTTCATTTTTACAGCGGACCTTTGCCGTAGCATCGCCATCCCACATGAAGTCGATTTTATGGGTGCCTCTTCCTATGGTGATGGAACCTCCTCTGGAGATTTTAAAATCACAAAAGAATTGAAAAAATCGATTCAAAACAAATCCGTTCTGTTAGTCGAAGACATCGTGGATACAGGGAAAACCTTGGAATACCTGCTGTTGGAAGTCCAAAAACAAAATCCAAAGGATCTAAAAGTGGCCGCTCTTTTTTGGAAACAAAAAAAAGCCAATCCACACATCATCGTAGATTACCCGGGCTTCATCATCGAAGATGATTTCCTCGTTGGATATGGTTTGGATTTCCAAGGTAAGTATCGCAATTTGCCATACGTTGCAAAATTAGAAGGCACAGATTGA
- a CDS encoding phosphate ABC transporter substrate-binding protein, translated as MKNLSLLFYILITINFVACKDKQTLKVAGSETMNSMMLFLGTEYEKTNSNVRVTVEGGGSEAGIDRLRKGEIDMAVSSRDLNQAEFDDLRKTGNLEKVRLAYDGVALVVNPKNPVAKLNLVQTSDIFSGKIKNWKEVGGSDAPIAIVIRNDKSGTQDYFQNHILKRKDLGPDEYTKFKSNVFSPNAKIVKDNAEMAKFIQDNPNSIGYMGMGSALVDHKDKIKALDYARNPKDPYVAPSVRNVYDRKYRLARELFMIYKTDQGDKIDAFVTFLTSEQGQVAVLQSGYLRASLPEVEVSAEPVK; from the coding sequence ATGAAAAACCTTTCTCTGCTTTTTTACATTTTAATTACAATCAATTTTGTCGCATGTAAGGACAAACAAACCCTTAAGGTTGCCGGGTCAGAAACCATGAACAGCATGATGCTATTTTTGGGAACGGAATATGAAAAAACAAATTCAAATGTTCGTGTAACAGTAGAAGGTGGTGGTTCGGAAGCAGGGATTGACCGCCTCCGAAAAGGAGAAATTGATATGGCAGTTTCTTCTCGTGACTTAAACCAAGCCGAGTTCGATGACCTTCGCAAAACTGGGAACTTGGAAAAAGTGCGTTTGGCTTACGATGGTGTGGCTCTGGTTGTGAATCCAAAAAACCCTGTGGCAAAACTCAATTTGGTCCAAACGTCCGATATCTTTTCTGGAAAAATTAAAAACTGGAAAGAAGTGGGAGGGTCAGATGCTCCGATCGCCATTGTGATCCGTAACGATAAATCAGGAACGCAAGACTATTTCCAAAATCATATTTTGAAACGAAAAGATCTGGGTCCCGATGAATATACTAAGTTCAAATCCAATGTGTTTTCCCCTAATGCCAAAATCGTAAAAGACAATGCAGAAATGGCAAAATTCATCCAAGATAATCCAAATAGCATTGGTTATATGGGAATGGGATCTGCACTTGTGGATCATAAAGACAAAATAAAAGCACTCGATTATGCCAGAAATCCCAAAGATCCATACGTGGCACCATCTGTAAGAAATGTTTACGACCGTAAGTACAGACTGGCTCGTGAATTGTTTATGATCTATAAAACAGACCAAGGTGATAAAATTGATGCCTTTGTTACGTTTCTCACAAGCGAACAAGGACAGGTAGCAGTGTTACAATCGGGTTATCTCAGAGCCTCTCTTCCGGAAGTGGAAGTGTCTGCTGAACCAGTGAAATAA
- a CDS encoding response regulator transcription factor produces MESVKIAILEDHSVVTEGIISILKSNPFFSLAGEFRTAADLFEFIATNPIDVLILDIDLPDRNGIDVLREIKEKHQPTKVIIFSLHGSRVYVEDALKSKADGYMLKSDPIAKLPEVIQLVMKGGSFVSDGVSKVQLPFSPFQMEILNLLVQGLSQNEVADRIQKSRKTVEYHLNQMRTKFSCKNNNELISKYEKEIQK; encoded by the coding sequence GTGGAATCCGTTAAAATTGCCATCTTAGAAGACCATTCCGTTGTCACTGAAGGAATCATATCTATTCTGAAATCCAATCCTTTCTTTTCTCTTGCCGGAGAATTTCGAACGGCCGCCGATTTGTTTGAATTCATCGCAACAAATCCCATTGACGTATTAATTCTCGACATTGATCTACCAGACCGAAATGGAATCGATGTATTAAGAGAAATCAAAGAAAAACACCAACCCACTAAGGTCATTATCTTCTCATTGCATGGTAGCCGGGTCTATGTTGAAGATGCACTCAAGTCCAAAGCAGACGGTTATATGCTAAAGTCCGATCCGATCGCCAAACTCCCCGAAGTCATCCAACTTGTGATGAAAGGTGGTTCCTTTGTTTCGGATGGAGTGAGCAAAGTACAACTTCCGTTTTCTCCTTTCCAAATGGAAATCCTAAACCTTCTCGTCCAAGGATTATCCCAAAATGAAGTGGCAGACCGGATCCAAAAATCAAGAAAAACAGTCGAGTACCACTTGAACCAAATGAGGACAAAATTTTCCTGCAAAAACAACAACGAACTCATTTCTAAATACGAAAAAGAAATACAAAAATAG
- a CDS encoding SixA phosphatase family protein → MKHIYLLRHAKSEWDEPYETDLDRSLSRRGKEQSKALRDYLKESRFEFDQCLVSAAERTLKTYSSLRKEILRFPKPEIRENIYDADKEDLLFVLHGLSSSTRSVCLVGHNPGLETFGSALLLGDNDQSLFQKFPTASFLGLCFSGDSWKNLSWGSCQLVVFWIPGQIGKE, encoded by the coding sequence ATGAAACATATCTACTTACTCAGGCATGCGAAGTCCGAATGGGATGAACCGTATGAGACTGATTTAGATCGTTCCTTATCTCGAAGGGGAAAAGAACAATCCAAAGCATTACGAGATTATCTCAAAGAAAGTCGTTTTGAATTTGACCAATGTTTGGTCTCTGCTGCCGAACGAACTTTAAAAACCTATTCCTCTCTTCGAAAGGAAATCCTACGATTCCCCAAACCTGAAATCCGAGAAAATATTTATGATGCGGACAAAGAAGATTTATTGTTCGTATTGCATGGACTTTCGTCTAGCACTCGTTCGGTTTGTCTTGTTGGACACAATCCAGGATTAGAAACCTTTGGTTCTGCCTTATTATTGGGTGATAATGACCAGTCTCTCTTCCAGAAATTCCCGACGGCTTCCTTTCTCGGATTGTGTTTTTCTGGGGATTCTTGGAAAAATCTTAGTTGGGGAAGTTGCCAATTAGTAGTATTCTGGATCCCTGGGCAAATAGGAAAAGAATGA